A single Pseudomonas putida DNA region contains:
- a CDS encoding citrate-proton symporter yields MQISNTGASRTRQVVAAVIGNALEWYDFIVYGFLASIIARQFFPSDDEYASLLMALATFGVGFFMRPVGGVLLGVYSDRKGRKAAMQLIIRLMTVSIAMIAFAPSYLAIGMGAPLLIVVARMLQGFATGGEYASATAFLVESAPANRKGLYGSWQLVGQCLAVFSGAAMVALVTHLCTPEALDSWGWRIPFVLGLLIGPVGLWIRKHMEEPEEFLEARKQAKGQAPSLWQVLREHRRSLLVSMGLACGATVSFYVVLVNMPTFAHKNLGLPLDQVLLVQMLAVGLMTVVIPLSGALSDRLGRRPVLMAFTLAFFVMVYPLYVWVAAAPSIERLLVMQLLLCSAIGGFFGPAPTALAEQFPVEVRSTGVSVAYNVAVMVFGGFAPLIVTWLSKVLGTPVAPSFYVLFACLLTLLGTYCLKEAPRAGKAVAFNLGVKP; encoded by the coding sequence ATGCAGATTTCCAATACAGGCGCGTCGCGTACCCGGCAAGTGGTCGCGGCGGTCATCGGCAATGCGCTGGAGTGGTATGACTTTATCGTGTATGGCTTTCTGGCAAGCATCATCGCCCGCCAGTTCTTCCCCTCGGACGACGAATACGCCTCGCTGCTGATGGCCCTGGCCACGTTCGGCGTGGGCTTTTTCATGCGCCCGGTGGGTGGGGTGCTGCTGGGAGTGTATTCCGACCGCAAGGGGCGCAAGGCGGCGATGCAGCTGATCATCCGCCTGATGACCGTGTCGATCGCCATGATCGCCTTTGCCCCCAGCTACCTGGCCATCGGCATGGGCGCGCCGCTGCTGATCGTGGTCGCGCGCATGCTGCAGGGCTTTGCCACTGGCGGCGAGTACGCCAGCGCCACGGCGTTTCTGGTGGAGAGCGCGCCGGCCAACCGCAAGGGCCTGTATGGCTCGTGGCAGCTGGTGGGGCAGTGCCTGGCAGTGTTTTCCGGGGCGGCGATGGTGGCGCTGGTCACCCACTTGTGCACGCCCGAGGCGCTGGACAGCTGGGGCTGGCGGATACCGTTCGTGCTCGGCTTGCTGATTGGCCCGGTGGGGCTGTGGATTCGCAAGCACATGGAAGAACCCGAGGAATTCCTGGAGGCGCGCAAGCAGGCCAAGGGCCAGGCGCCGAGCCTGTGGCAGGTGCTGCGTGAACACCGCCGCAGCCTGCTGGTGTCGATGGGCCTGGCTTGTGGCGCGACGGTGTCGTTCTACGTGGTGCTGGTGAACATGCCGACCTTCGCCCACAAGAACCTCGGCCTGCCGCTGGACCAGGTGCTGCTGGTGCAGATGCTCGCTGTGGGCCTGATGACCGTGGTGATTCCGCTGTCTGGCGCGCTGTCGGACCGGCTCGGCCGGCGGCCGGTGCTGATGGCCTTCACCCTGGCGTTCTTCGTCATGGTCTACCCGCTTTATGTGTGGGTGGCCGCGGCGCCGTCGATCGAACGGCTGCTGGTGATGCAGCTGCTGCTATGCAGCGCCATCGGTGGTTTCTTCGGGCCCGCGCCGACCGCGCTGGCCGAGCAGTTCCCGGTCGAGGTGCGTTCCACGGGCGTGTCGGTGGCCTACAACGTGGCGGTGATGGTATTCGGCGGCTTCGCGCCGCTGATCGTCACCTGGCTGAGCAAGGTGCTGGGCACGCCGGTGGCGCCGTCGTTCTACGTGCTGTTCGCCTGCCTGCTGACCCTGCTCGGCACCTACTGCCTGAAAGAAGCACCGCGCGCCGGCAAGGCCGTCGCTTTCAACCTTGGAGTAAAACCGTGA
- a CDS encoding amidase, which produces MNALAIDPIVALDAEALSRAIHARQVACREVMQAYLGHIERCNPQVNALVSLRAAEALLAEADACDRELARGQSRGWMHGMPQAIKDLAATAGLRTTLGSPLFAEQVPAHDAISVARVRANGAIIIGKSNVPEFGLGSQSYNTLFGTTTNAYDHSRVAGGSSGGAAAALAMRLLPVADGSDMMGSLRNPAAFNNVFGLRPSLGRVPYGPTPELFVQQLATEGPMGRSVTDVARLLTVQAGHDPRVPLSLNDGGRDFAVGLQRDFKGARIGWLGDYDGYLPMEDGVLGLCEAALADFAELGCTVEACQPAFDQARLWQCWLTHRHFLVHGNLAAAYADPGKRAMLKPEAQWEVEGGLQLSAAAVYQASLDRSAWYQAMQKLFERYDFLLLPAAQVFPFDAAQAWPKVVGGRTMDTYHRWMEVVIGPTLAGLPSMSVPVGFNAAGLPTGLQIIGPAQADHAVLQLAYAHEQLTRWVERRPPPSLLER; this is translated from the coding sequence GTGAACGCGTTAGCTATCGACCCCATCGTCGCCCTCGACGCCGAGGCCTTGTCCCGGGCCATCCATGCACGCCAGGTAGCGTGCCGCGAGGTGATGCAGGCTTACCTGGGCCATATCGAGCGCTGCAACCCGCAGGTCAATGCACTGGTGTCGTTGCGCGCAGCTGAAGCTTTGCTGGCCGAGGCCGATGCCTGCGACCGTGAACTGGCGCGCGGCCAGTCGCGGGGCTGGATGCATGGCATGCCCCAGGCGATCAAGGACCTGGCCGCCACGGCCGGGCTGCGCACCACGCTGGGTTCGCCGCTGTTCGCCGAGCAGGTGCCGGCGCACGACGCCATCAGCGTGGCGCGGGTGCGGGCGAACGGGGCGATCATCATCGGCAAGAGCAACGTGCCGGAGTTCGGCCTGGGCTCGCAGAGCTACAACACGCTGTTCGGCACCACCACCAATGCCTACGACCACAGCCGCGTGGCCGGAGGCAGCAGCGGTGGCGCGGCGGCGGCACTGGCCATGCGCCTGCTGCCGGTGGCCGATGGCAGCGACATGATGGGCTCGCTGCGCAACCCGGCGGCGTTCAACAACGTGTTCGGCCTGCGCCCGTCGCTAGGCCGGGTGCCCTATGGGCCGACGCCGGAGCTGTTCGTGCAGCAGCTGGCCACCGAGGGGCCGATGGGGCGCAGCGTGACCGATGTCGCCCGCTTGCTGACGGTGCAGGCCGGGCATGATCCGCGGGTGCCGTTGTCGCTGAATGATGGCGGGCGGGATTTCGCGGTGGGGCTGCAGCGCGATTTCAAAGGGGCGCGGATTGGCTGGCTGGGTGACTACGACGGCTATCTGCCGATGGAAGATGGCGTGCTGGGGCTGTGCGAAGCAGCCCTGGCCGATTTCGCCGAGCTTGGCTGCACCGTCGAGGCCTGCCAGCCCGCGTTCGATCAGGCGCGGTTGTGGCAATGCTGGCTTACCCACCGCCACTTCCTGGTGCACGGCAACCTGGCGGCGGCCTATGCCGACCCGGGCAAACGGGCGATGCTGAAGCCCGAGGCGCAATGGGAAGTGGAGGGCGGCCTGCAGCTCAGTGCTGCTGCGGTGTATCAGGCGTCGCTGGACCGCAGCGCGTGGTACCAGGCCATGCAGAAACTGTTCGAGCGTTACGATTTCCTGCTGTTGCCTGCGGCCCAGGTGTTCCCTTTCGACGCAGCCCAGGCGTGGCCGAAGGTGGTTGGGGGACGCACCATGGACACCTACCACCGCTGGATGGAGGTGGTGATCGGGCCGACCCTGGCCGGCTTGCCGAGCATGAGTGTGCCGGTCGGTTTCAATGCGGCGGGGCTGCCGACGGGCCTGCAGATCATAGGCCCGGCCCAGGCCGACCATGCCGTGCTGCAGCTGGCCTACGCCCATGAACAGCTGACCCGCTGGGTGGAACGGCGCCCGCCGCCAAGCCTGCTGGAGCGGTGA
- a CDS encoding IclR family transcriptional regulator, whose protein sequence is MGTATDSGGVRSVERALAIVELLGEHQALGLEELHYLTGLPKATASRMLATLQEQGWVYRGLSDRRYRLCARRLFGDRQQRFKRQLVESAAPLLLELSERTGLVVDLSCFDGERLEVMESAIPQVLRKRYPNNCQIVGQHASLFHSAMGRACLKELAVDEVQRLAQHERVGGEALMRDLEGDVQKGFGQRTEGYWEYPVRLPFLIRAIALPVRVQGQLAGSIALHWPLDQAPVEQVLSLHLNSLAATVGEVQHALVG, encoded by the coding sequence ATGGGCACAGCGACAGACAGCGGTGGCGTGCGCTCGGTGGAGCGCGCGCTGGCCATCGTCGAACTGCTTGGCGAGCATCAGGCCCTGGGGCTGGAGGAGCTGCATTACCTCACCGGCCTGCCCAAGGCCACGGCCTCGCGCATGCTCGCCACCTTGCAGGAGCAGGGTTGGGTCTACCGCGGCCTGAGCGACCGGCGCTACCGGCTGTGCGCCCGCCGCCTGTTTGGCGACCGCCAGCAGCGTTTCAAGCGCCAACTGGTGGAAAGCGCCGCGCCATTGTTGCTGGAATTGAGCGAGCGCACCGGGCTGGTGGTCGACCTGTCGTGCTTCGACGGCGAGCGGCTGGAGGTGATGGAAAGCGCGATTCCCCAGGTGTTGCGCAAGCGTTATCCGAACAACTGCCAGATCGTCGGCCAGCATGCCAGCCTGTTCCATTCGGCGATGGGCCGCGCGTGCCTCAAGGAGCTCGCGGTGGATGAAGTGCAGCGCCTGGCCCAGCATGAGCGGGTAGGTGGTGAAGCGTTGATGCGTGACCTGGAAGGGGATGTGCAGAAGGGCTTTGGCCAGCGCACCGAGGGCTATTGGGAGTATCCGGTGCGCCTGCCGTTCCTGATCCGCGCGATTGCCTTGCCGGTGCGGGTGCAGGGGCAACTGGCCGGGAGCATTGCCTTGCACTGGCCGCTGGACCAGGCGCCGGTGGAGCAGGTGCTGAGTTTGCACCTGAACAGCCTGGCGGCGACTGTTGGGGAAGTGCAGCATGCTTTGGTGGGTTAG
- a CDS encoding ABC transporter ATP-binding protein: MLVIEHLHKSFPTAQGPLQVLRGVDLTLSRGSSLALMGESGSGKSTLLHLVAGLDRADSGRILIDGTPLHGHGEAALARWRREGIGLVFQQYNLISSLDVAANLAFQASLAKRHDPKWLAYLAQRLGLAALLDRYPEQLSGGQQQRVAIGRALASRPALLLADEPTGSLDEASSDEVLALLLQLVGEAGSSVLMVTHSPRLAACLQQRCVLHQGRVQS; this comes from the coding sequence ATGCTGGTCATCGAGCACCTGCACAAGTCTTTTCCCACTGCCCAAGGCCCACTCCAGGTCCTGCGCGGCGTCGACCTGACCCTGTCGCGTGGCAGCAGCCTGGCCCTGATGGGCGAGTCCGGCAGTGGCAAAAGCACTTTGTTGCACCTGGTCGCCGGCCTCGACCGCGCCGACAGTGGGCGCATCCTCATCGACGGTACCCCCCTGCACGGCCACGGCGAGGCCGCCCTGGCCCGTTGGCGGCGCGAGGGCATCGGCCTGGTGTTCCAGCAATACAACCTGATCAGCAGCCTCGACGTGGCAGCCAACCTGGCCTTCCAGGCGAGCCTGGCCAAGCGTCACGACCCGAAGTGGCTGGCCTACCTGGCCCAACGCCTGGGTTTGGCGGCCTTGCTCGATCGTTACCCGGAGCAGCTGTCTGGCGGCCAGCAGCAACGGGTCGCCATCGGCCGCGCACTGGCCAGCCGGCCGGCGTTGTTGCTCGCCGACGAACCCACCGGCAGCCTCGACGAAGCCAGCAGCGACGAAGTGCTGGCCTTGCTCCTGCAACTGGTCGGCGAGGCCGGCAGCAGCGTGCTGATGGTGACCCACAGCCCGCGCTTGGCCGCCTGCCTGCAGCAACGCTGCGTGCTGCATCAGGGCCGGGTGCAAAGCTGA
- a CDS encoding ABC transporter permease, whose amino-acid sequence MNDLLITLQALGSHWWRHRLQCISIFTGLWLATALWTGVQALNAQARSDYAQASAVLSGPAHQQIVARDGQRFDQALYVQLRRQGWQVTPVLEGRLRLAGEPAVSIRLIGIEPLSMLPGMAVAGADPASFDLPAFIGTPGQAWVGPDTLRQLAGKLRTADGQALPPLTLNEHLAPGVMLVDIGVAQALLDAPGQLSRLISDTDQPLPQAFAEQLKVQPAGDDTDLQRLTASFHLNLTALGLLAFVVGLFIAHAAIGLALEQRRGLMRTLRACGVSLKVLLAALALELGLFALAGGLAGVAAGYLLAALLLPDFASSLRGLYGAQVSGHLHLPLFWWLVGIAVSLLGALLAGIDSLLRAARLPLLALAQPQAWRLAQLPWLKRQALAAAALGLLALGCGVFGSSLANAFAMLAALLLAAALLLPGALALLLAGLGRHGRRPLAQWFIADSRQQLPALSLALMALLLALAASVGVGGMTEGFRRTFVDWLDQRLAADLYVTPRDSTQALEIYQDLQQDPDVNAVLPGWRVEWRLQHWPVQVQGVIDHPFYRNHWPLLEQAADAWAQVASGQGAMLSEQLARRLGLGIGDTVQLPGEPPQGMRVVGIHADYGNPKGHVLVNADWLRRHAPTASLSGLSLLIRPGQVAQVKGALQQRYGLDESQLVEQASLKTWSTQIFSRTFAVTAALNSLTLGVAGVALFISQLTLGQQRLGQLAPLWALGVPRRRLAWLSLGQTLMLSGFTILLAIPLGLLLAWCLVAVVNVQAFGWRLPWHVFASQLVQLAGLGVLTSLLASAWPLWQLARRQPSELLRRFADEA is encoded by the coding sequence ATGAACGACCTGCTGATAACCCTGCAGGCGCTGGGCAGCCACTGGTGGCGCCACCGCTTGCAGTGCATCAGCATCTTCACCGGCTTGTGGCTGGCCACCGCCTTGTGGACCGGCGTGCAGGCGCTCAACGCCCAGGCGCGCAGCGATTATGCCCAGGCCAGCGCCGTGTTGAGCGGGCCGGCGCATCAGCAGATCGTCGCCCGCGACGGGCAGCGATTCGATCAGGCGCTGTACGTACAACTGCGCAGGCAAGGCTGGCAAGTCACGCCCGTGCTGGAAGGGCGCTTGCGCCTGGCCGGTGAGCCGGCCGTTTCCATCAGGCTGATCGGCATCGAGCCGTTGAGCATGCTGCCTGGCATGGCTGTCGCAGGTGCCGACCCGGCGAGTTTCGATCTGCCGGCCTTCATCGGTACACCGGGGCAGGCCTGGGTCGGGCCGGATACCTTGCGCCAACTGGCGGGCAAGCTGCGCACGGCCGATGGGCAGGCGTTGCCGCCACTGACCTTGAATGAGCACCTGGCGCCCGGCGTGATGCTGGTCGATATCGGGGTGGCCCAGGCCTTGCTCGACGCACCGGGGCAGCTGTCGCGGCTGATCAGCGACACCGACCAGCCGTTGCCGCAGGCCTTCGCCGAGCAATTGAAAGTGCAGCCAGCGGGCGATGACACCGACCTGCAACGCCTGACCGCGAGCTTTCATCTCAACCTCACGGCCCTCGGCCTGCTGGCGTTCGTGGTCGGGCTGTTCATTGCCCATGCCGCCATCGGCCTGGCGCTGGAGCAGCGACGAGGCCTGATGCGTACCCTGCGCGCTTGCGGTGTGAGCCTGAAGGTGTTGCTGGCGGCGTTGGCCCTGGAGCTTGGGCTGTTCGCCTTGGCCGGCGGCCTGGCAGGCGTGGCGGCAGGTTACCTGCTGGCCGCGCTGCTGCTGCCCGACTTCGCTTCCAGCCTGCGCGGCCTGTATGGCGCCCAGGTGTCCGGGCACCTGCATCTGCCGCTGTTCTGGTGGCTGGTGGGTATTGCCGTGAGTCTGCTCGGCGCACTGCTGGCCGGCATCGACAGCCTGTTGCGCGCAGCGCGGTTGCCGTTGCTGGCGTTGGCTCAACCGCAGGCCTGGCGGTTGGCACAGTTGCCCTGGTTGAAGCGCCAGGCGCTGGCCGCCGCAGCCCTGGGCTTGCTGGCCCTGGGCTGTGGCGTTTTCGGCAGTAGCCTGGCCAATGCTTTCGCCATGCTTGCTGCGTTGCTGCTGGCGGCGGCTCTGTTGTTGCCGGGTGCGCTGGCCCTGCTGCTCGCCGGCTTGGGCAGGCACGGTCGGCGGCCGCTGGCGCAGTGGTTTATCGCCGACAGCCGCCAGCAATTGCCGGCGCTGAGCCTGGCACTGATGGCGCTGTTACTGGCATTGGCTGCCAGTGTCGGCGTGGGCGGCATGACCGAAGGGTTCCGCCGCACTTTCGTAGACTGGCTCGACCAGCGCCTGGCCGCCGACCTGTATGTCACACCCCGCGACAGCACGCAGGCGCTGGAGATCTACCAGGACCTGCAGCAAGACCCAGACGTCAATGCCGTGCTGCCAGGCTGGCGGGTGGAATGGCGCCTGCAGCATTGGCCGGTGCAGGTGCAAGGGGTGATCGATCATCCGTTCTACCGCAACCACTGGCCTTTGCTGGAGCAGGCTGCGGACGCCTGGGCGCAGGTAGCCAGCGGGCAGGGTGCGATGCTCAGTGAACAATTGGCGCGGCGCCTTGGGTTGGGCATCGGGGATACCGTGCAGTTGCCGGGCGAACCGCCGCAGGGCATGCGGGTGGTGGGCATTCACGCCGACTATGGCAACCCCAAAGGGCATGTGCTGGTCAATGCCGACTGGTTGCGCCGGCACGCGCCGACGGCCAGCCTGAGCGGCCTGAGCCTGCTGATCCGGCCCGGGCAGGTCGCGCAGGTCAAGGGCGCCTTGCAGCAGCGCTACGGCCTGGACGAATCGCAACTGGTCGAGCAGGCCAGCCTGAAAACCTGGTCGACGCAGATATTCAGCCGTACCTTCGCTGTCACCGCCGCCCTTAACAGCCTTACCCTCGGCGTCGCTGGCGTGGCGCTGTTCATTAGCCAGCTGACCCTGGGCCAGCAGCGCCTGGGGCAGCTGGCTCCGCTCTGGGCGTTGGGCGTGCCGCGCCGTCGGCTGGCCTGGCTGAGCTTGGGCCAGACGCTGATGCTCAGCGGCTTTACCATACTGCTGGCCATCCCGCTCGGGTTACTGCTGGCCTGGTGCCTGGTGGCGGTGGTGAATGTGCAGGCATTCGGCTGGCGGCTGCCCTGGCACGTGTTTGCCAGCCAGCTGGTGCAACTGGCCGGACTTGGCGTGTTGACCAGCCTTTTGGCCAGCGCCTGGCCGTTGTGGCAATTGGCACGGCGCCAGCCCAGTGAGCTGTTGCGGCGGTTCGCCGATGAGGCTTGA
- a CDS encoding lipocalin-like domain-containing protein gives MRLDAWLLLACLLLAGCDAPAPPAASYAGLGAEAAAFKQVTRNTALVFPRDHGAHDGYRIEWWYVTANLRDAQGRDWGVQWTLFRSALRPGPETHGWNSPNLWMGHAALTDPGGHQVGETLARGGIGQAGVETGPFRAWINDWSLQGDDNIQRLQMRASGQGFRYDLTLASDKPLVLHGDRGYSEKSGKGQASYYYSQPFYQVSGEVERDGQRIAVTGQAWLDREWSSQPLAAGQSGWDWFSLHLGSGAKLMLFQVREDQGQPYRAGTWVGPDGQVRALQGAEVELTPLAWANQDNGKRVPTRWRVQVPSVQLDVQVEAVQAKAWMGTRFPYWEGPVRVNGSVQGRGYLEMTGY, from the coding sequence ATGAGGCTTGATGCCTGGCTGTTGCTGGCCTGCCTGCTGCTGGCCGGGTGCGACGCGCCTGCGCCGCCGGCCGCGAGTTATGCAGGGCTCGGAGCCGAGGCGGCGGCGTTCAAGCAGGTCACGCGCAACACTGCGCTGGTGTTCCCCCGCGACCACGGCGCCCACGACGGCTATCGCATCGAATGGTGGTATGTCACCGCCAACCTGCGTGATGCCCAGGGCCGCGACTGGGGCGTGCAATGGACACTGTTCCGTTCAGCCCTGCGCCCCGGCCCCGAAACGCACGGTTGGAACAGCCCCAACCTGTGGATGGGCCATGCTGCGCTGACCGACCCGGGCGGCCACCAGGTCGGCGAAACGCTGGCACGGGGCGGCATCGGCCAGGCCGGTGTCGAAACCGGGCCGTTCCGGGCCTGGATCAACGACTGGTCGCTGCAAGGCGATGACAACATCCAGCGCTTGCAGATGCGTGCCAGCGGCCAGGGCTTTCGCTACGACCTGACCCTGGCCAGCGACAAGCCGCTGGTGTTGCACGGCGACCGTGGTTACAGCGAAAAGTCCGGCAAGGGCCAGGCTTCGTACTACTACAGCCAGCCGTTCTACCAGGTCAGTGGCGAGGTCGAGCGGGACGGGCAGCGCATTGCGGTAACCGGGCAGGCCTGGCTTGACCGGGAGTGGAGCAGCCAGCCGTTGGCGGCCGGGCAAAGTGGCTGGGACTGGTTTTCGTTGCACCTGGGCAGTGGCGCCAAGCTGATGCTGTTTCAGGTGCGTGAAGACCAGGGGCAGCCGTACCGGGCTGGCACCTGGGTTGGCCCTGACGGGCAGGTACGCGCGCTGCAAGGGGCTGAGGTCGAGCTGACACCGCTGGCCTGGGCCAACCAGGATAACGGCAAGCGCGTGCCGACCCGCTGGCGGGTTCAAGTGCCCTCGGTGCAATTGGATGTGCAGGTCGAGGCAGTGCAGGCCAAGGCCTGGATGGGGACGCGGTTCCCATACTGGGAAGGGCCGGTGCGGGTGAATGGCAGCGTACAAGGGCGGGGGTATCTGGAGATGACGGGGTACTAG